The Rhodothermales bacterium nucleotide sequence TCGCTGCCGGCGGCTACGACGCCAAATTGGTGTGGTCGTATGACGGTAAGGTCGACGCGGAAACGGATACCGACTATGGCCAGAGCGCCAGCACGTCGACCTCCATCACGCACAAGGCAACCTATACCCACCACACGGCCGCCGGGACGGGGACCGGCTATGTCAAAACCAGCGAAGAAACGCTCAACAGTACGTCAACGCCGGCGCGGAAGACCGAATACACGTACGGCTACGAGAAATACGGCGAACTCAATACCCGGAATATCCTGCGGCCGGTCGTTCAGACGGTCGTAGGCGAAAAGACCAGCGCTTCCTCAACCACCTGGCACGCATCGACCGCCACGCGATGGAGCAGCTATGCCATGGCCGGCGGCACCATCTGGAAGCCCCGATTCAACGTCGCCTGGAACGGGACGGCCTCGACGAGCAAACCGGTCTACAGCAATTGGACGACTGACACGATCCAGAGCGGCTGGCAGCTGAAGGACAAAACCACGGCCTACAACGAGCACGGTCTACCGACGTCGATCACCGATCCTCGCGGCGTCGTCACCACGCTCACGTATTTCACCGGAACGACCGGGGTCAGCACGACGCCCCCGGGATTGCTCAAAAAGGTGGCCAAAGCCGGGCTGTCGGTCGAGTTTGGCTACGATGCGGCCTTCGGACTCCTCGCGACCGTCAAGGACGAAAACAGCCACACGACAACCTATACCTACGATAACTTTGGCCGGCTCGCCGAAGTCAAAAACCGGATGAGCCCGTCGAATACGGTGACGACGTATTCCTATTCGACCTCCACCGTCCCCTTCAAGGTGACCGGAAAGCAATTCCACGCATCCGGTCTCGCCTATGAGACGATCTCGTTCTTCGACGGGTTGGGCCGGCCCCTTCAGACGCAATCCAAAGACGGCGCGCTGTACGTGGTCTCCCACACGGAGTACCTGCCCGGCACGGCGACGAGTGGCGCGCGCATCCGCGAGTGGAAACCGTATAGCTACGCAACGGGAGGCGCCTACCATGCCGGCTTCGCCGGATCGGCTCGAAGCCTGTATGGGAGCAGTACGAATCCGTACGTGGAGACCCTCTTTCGGCGTGACGGCCTCGCGCGCGTGGACCGGGTCACGCCCGAAAACGACGGGACGACAGCCCCCTACATCCTCACGGCCTACAAGGTAGGTACGCTCGATGGGGGCTCCTCATCCAACTACAGGTTCGAGGAAACGACCGACGAAATCGGCCATGTGACGCGCACCTTTTTCGATACGTTCGGGCGTACGAAGCAGGTGGTAGCCGGCTATAACACGTCGGACAAGGCGGTCACGACCTTCACCTACAACATCGTCGATCTGCTCACGCAGGTCGCAGATCCGCGTGGGTTGGTTACGACGAACGTCTACAACGTACAGGGGCAACTGACCCAGCGCACCACGCCCGATGCCGGCACGGTGAAATACAAATACGACGAAGCGGGCCTTCTTCGATTCAGTCAGGACGCCGTTCAGGCCTCGAAGAGCGACGTGCTCTACACCCGGTACGACAACCTGGGCCGGCCATCCATCACCGGGCTGCATACCCATATCGATTTTAATACGCTCACCGGCGCTACAGACTATGGCTGGGAGAATACCACGACGTCCTATTTCCTCGCGGTCCACCATTACGGCGATGCGGCGAACGGGTACGGTGGGACGGCCGTCAAGCCGGCAACGGGTACGTATCCCTGGTCGTTGTTCAGCTCCCAGATAAGCGGAGCCGCGACCCCTGCCAACGGGAAAATGCATCGCACGGCATCGGCCTACAAAAGCAACGGACGCTGGCAGATCGAGATGGCCAGCTACGACAACGAAGAGCGGCAGACCTGGAAGCGGCAGTACACGGAGTCCAATGCCGGCGGCGTCACTACGGCCCTCAATACCACCTTTACCTATACGCTGAACTGGCTGGGACAGCGTACGAAGGTGCAATCGACGGTCGGCAGTCTGAACTGGTACCAGTGGTACGACTACGATGCGCTCGGCCGGGAGACCAAAATGTATGCGTCTACATCGTCCGCCAAGCCGGCACTGGCCGATGTTCGCTTCTTGTACAACCAGGCCGGCGCCGTCCGTACCGTCCAGCTGAAGGAATACCAGACCGACGGGTACCGGGCCACCAAGGGGTACGACTACAACCTGCGTGACTGGGTCACCGGGATCGATCTGGATAGCGAAAACACGCCCTTTGCGGCGTTGTACGACTACTTCGGAAACGGCAATATCTCGACGGCCACGTTCAACCAAGGCACCGCGACGTCGGACAAGCGGTACCGCTATGTCTTTACCTACGACGCGCTCGACCGCATCAAGTCGGCCGACTATTCCTACGCCGTCTGGAACGGGACGGGTGAAGTAGGTCCGCAGCCCTATATCGTAGGCGGGTGGGATTGGTATTTCACAACCCGCTACGATGTGAACGGCATCACCTATGACAAGAGCGGCAACATCACCGCCCTGACGCGAAATCGGGAGACAGGGAGCGCCATCGATCAGCTTACCTATTCGTATGCGAGCGGCACGAATCGGCTTGCCTCCGTTACCGATGCGGTCTCCTCGGCCGAAGCGTGGGATGCCGAGACCGGCAGTTTTAGCTACGATCTCAATGGCAACATGCTGACGGCGCCGGCGCCCTACGCCATCACGAGCAGCACGTACGACGAACGTAACCTCCCCCTGTCCCTCACGGCCGGCTCAACCACGACCTATCGCTACAGTGGCGACGGGCAGCGGTTTGCGAAGAAGGTTGGAAGTGCTGCGGGCGAGCACTATGTTCTCGATGGGAGCCAGATCATGGGCGTGTTCTCTGACACGGGAACGCTGAAACACTGGAATATCATCGCCGGCGAATCCGTCTGGGGGCGCTACGACGGGACGAACCGGTTTTATTACCACAAGGATGCCCTCGGTTCGACGCGACTGGTCATAAACGCCGCGGGGTCGACCGTGGAGTGGCGGGACTACTACCCCTTCGGTTTGACCCTGCCCGGTCGGAGTTATCTCTCGGGTGCCGCGGCAAAAGAAGGATACACCGGGAAGGAGCGTGACGCGGAAACAGGCCTCGACTACTTCGGCGCCAGGTACTACATGCCGGCGTTGGGGAGGTGGGGGAGTGTGGATCCGCAAATGGAAATTTATCCGGAAATCAGCCCCTATAATTATGCGGCGAATAACCCCGTAATCAATTATGACCCCAATGGCGAAATTATTGGTACGATAGTAGGAGCAGTCGTCGGATGTGCTGTAGGAGTAGCTACTGGGGATGGTTGTAAACAGGGAGCAATTTCTGGCGCGACTGCCGGGCTAGTTGCTGATCTGGTTGTACTAACTGCCGGAGCTGGGGTTGGCAGCCTGATAGCAGCAGGGGCGCTTGGGGGTGCGGCAGGTAGTTTGGTAGATCAAAAACTTTCTGGCAATAACTTTGACTGGACAGAGGTCGCGATCTCGGCAGGCATTGGTGGGGCACTTGGTGGAATCACTGGAAAAGTAGCCGGATCTGTGGGCAAAGGGATTGGTAAACTCCTTGGAGGATCATCCAGTGTTGAAGTTGGATCATTAAGAGTTGTCGGTGTTTTGGATGATAATGTTAGAGATATATCAAGAGTAATTGATCTTGGTAAACAGGGAAAACATCTTCTAGGGCACAATAACTATATTCCGGGGAGGAGTATACTTGAGTTGAGTGCTCAGGAACTACTTGATGATCTTCACAATGGAAGTGTGCTTATGGTTCAGAGAATTGATGCTAGCAAGATAAGGGTGGATTTTGGTAAAATAATAGGTCGCTATGTCGATCCGTCTACAGGGGCTTCGTTGCCTACGACAAGAGGGATCGTGATCAATAGTAGGACTGGTGTGCATATTGTTCCATCTAGGCCGTATCTCTAAAATGAAAAAAATCGTACTGCTTTCGGCTCAAAGGGCATTGTTGAGTATGATTACTTCAAATATGAGAGCTATTGCTGTGGCAATGAAAGATGGAGTTGTCTATTTAAGATTCTATTTTGCTGACTCGCCATCAGAAGATGAATTAGATATATTGGAGTCTGTATCCGGAGAAATGATGGCTGATTTCGATGATGTAAGCGTGGAAACAGATTATGTTGTAAGCAATGATCGTGTGCCTCAGCTCTTGAGTGAAGGATCCTGGGTGTACATGCGAAAAGAATAGCTTAATGATCTTGACTGTAGATTGAGTGGGCACGGGTTATGCAAGATATCGCCTTAAAACATCGGAAGTTACGTATGCCATTAAACTGCTCGTCATTAGCTATTTGGAGCCATTTGAGGGGTTGGCTTTTGCATCACAGTCATCTGAAGTAGGATGCAAGGAAGTATGCTGGCCTGTAAAAAACGCAGGTTTGCGTGAGATCTTTCCTATGAAATACCTGTCATTCCTGGCCATAAATGGAAATGTTGTTAATTGTTACTATTGAAAGAGATGTTTTAAATGAGAGTTTTATTTGTAGTCGATAGTGCAGAGGGGGAGCCTGGGCCAAATATGTATTGGAGGGGCTCACCTGATGAATACCTTAAACTGCCAGAATACTACGCCGAAGCTGTTCGGTATAGGATGTTCGACTCGGAGCGCCAGGGTGCTTGACGCCGGCTAGAGACATGAAGAAAATAGTTAAGGAAGAGCTATTGACCCTGGAGTATATGCAGGGACGCTCGAGGCCTGAAGACGGGTATTTTGAAGGCGGCGTTGCTGGGCCGCAGCATCTGGAGCAGCTTGGGGTATGCGTCCAGAAGGAGCTTCGCTTGAACATGGTTACAGACGAAATGGAAGAAACCGGAGCGATGCAGGTATCGATTTCGGGAAATCGAGACGTGCTGTTTAACCTGGGACGATATCTCGTGGCGGTGGCCAGGCTTGATACCGAGGACCCCGACTATCACGATCACTTCGACAGCCTCAAGCATGTGAACGGTTGCGCGCCATGCCGCCTGATCGTGCGTCTGGAGCCGTGACACCGGCTTCTTCGGCCTTGCCAGCTGCATCGGGAATCCTGCAGCCGGCCCCGTGCCGTGCGTGAACGCATGGTGTCTATAGGCTGCTATCTCGCACTGCGTCGATTTCGCACGTGAAGTCATCAAACTGAACAACATGACCGCCCAGCATCATCGCGTCATCAGGGTTTTGGAATGGTACGAAAAGGAAGGGGTAGACCTGGTCGGTGAAGTTGCGTTGCCCACGCTGACCCTTTCGGTTCTCGAAGGTCTCTTCGGAGTCCAAAAGGACGATCCCTTCTTTTACAATAAATATGAAGTATTACCTGCACATGCTGAAGTTTTGCAGGGTTTTACGACCGTAACAATCGAACTCGATAATTATGCTTATCTCGTGGCCTGCTACGCGAGCGATTCCTGAAACGCTGGTGCGTATCTGATCGTGCCAGGCTTGTTGGGCTCAGCCCCCGATGTGGCAGCGTCTTGGCTCATGGCATCGCATTCAAGACTGCGCTCACCTCAAACCCCACCATGGCTTTCTTGCGCGCACTGCCCCAGTGGTACTGCCCAAAATGCCCGGACTTGCGGATGACCCGGTGGCAGGGGATCAGGTAGCCGACAGGATTCCTGGCGACGGCGCTGGCGACGGCGCGCGTTGCCGCCGGCCGGCCCAAGGCGATCGCCAGGTCCTCGTACGAGACGATATGGCCCGCCGGCACACGGAGCAGCGCCTGCCACACCTGCAACTGAAAGTTGGTGCCGCTCAACAACAACCTCATCGAAGAGCCGTTCTCGGATTCCTCGCCGAAGATGCGCGCGACGGTGCGTCGGGTTTCATCCGGGGCTTCGACCAGGCCGGCGCTCGGCCAGCGGGAAGCCAGCTCGTCGACCGGGCCCTGGCCCGGCGGGTCGAAGGCCAGATGACAGACGCCCCGGTCGGTGACGCCGACGAAACACCAGCCGAAACGCGTCTCGTGGAAACCGTAGCGGATCGTCAGGCCGGCGCCCTGCTGCTTGAATTCGCCGGGCGTGACGGCCTCGACGGTGACGAACAGGTCGTGCAGCCGGCTCGGGCCTGACAGGCCGGCCGCGAAGGCGGCCTCGAGCACCGAGGCGGACGTCCTGAGCCGTTCCTTGGCATGACTCAGGGTCAAATGCTGGAGGAACTGCTTCGGGGTCACGCCGGCCCAGCGCTTGAACAGCCGTTCGAAATGGTACGGGCTCAGGTGAATGTGCGCGGCGATGTCGTCGAGGCGGGGTTGGTCGAGGACGTTGTCCTCGAGAAACCGAATGGCGCTTTCGATACGGTCGAAGTCGGAAGACATATCGTTTCGGGTATACGTGGAAGGTACCCCAGAATACGCCAGCGCGCCGGCCGGGTCGACCCGAATCTTGCGGACCTGGGCGTCAAAAGCGCAAGGTGAAGGTCGTTTGCCGGTCCGGGTCGGAAATAACGCTCAACGCCCCGCCGTGCTGACGCATGATCTGGCGGGATAGACTGAGCCCGATGCCGGATCCTTCCTTCTTGGTGGTATAAAACGGAATGAAGATGCGCTCAAGCGCTTCCGGTGGAATGCCGGGGCCATTGTCCGAGACCTGGATGATCGTATTGCCCCGCGGCGTCATCCGTGCGCTCAGCTGGATGCAGGCATCGGGTGTGTCCTGCAGCGCCTCCATCGCGTTCTTGATCAGGTTGATGACGACCTGCTCGATCAACTCGGGATCGGCGGTCACATCCAGCTCCTCGGGTTGGACCGCCACCCTCAGCCCGATGCCGGCGTCGTCGAGTGAACTCCGGAAAAGATGCTCGATGGCGCTGAAGAGCCGGCGAATCGGGAAGATCTCGAGATCCGGTCGCGGTATGCGCGTCAGGCTGCGGTAGGCGTGCACGAAATGGATGAGGTGCTGGCTGCGCCGCGCGATGGTTTGCATCGCCAGACGCACATCGGTGAGCGTCTCGGCGGCAAGACCGGTTTCCGGGGCGGGAGCCAGATCCGTCAGCAATTCGTTCGCCGTGTCGGCCATCGAGGCAATCGGCGTGATCGAGTTCATGATCTCGTGCGTGAGGACACTGACGAGCTTCTGCCAGGACTGGATTTCCTTTTCTTCCAGCTCGGCCTGGATGTCCTGAATCGACACCAGGGTGTAAAACTGCCCGCCGAGCCTGAATTCCGTGGCGTAGACGACGAGTTCCAGCAGTTCGTCGCCGTCGACCACTTTGACGAGCGCCTTGTCTCCCGCGTGCATCCTGAGCAGGGTATCCACCAGCTCGGCGCTGAATCCCGCCAGCGCCTTGACGTTCTTGAGGTAGGGCACGCGCAACAGCCGCTTGGCGGCGTTGTTGATCAGCCCCACGCTGCCGGTTTC carries:
- a CDS encoding polymorphic toxin type 50 domain-containing protein, giving the protein MKPILTAACLLLLFSPGIPSPAQTSQLFNAHMTQPDVWRPASPSEPGVDAKGDLTLSLPIMTVPGRGGLDYEIRFTYRSGIRVDQRASWIGLGWEFDPGSITREPMGLVEADGTVHGTDWADGSTPAWQPDAYYVTLPAGSSMMTRLAGGTAPPRTDADGFYLNAWRPWKVDAIGSAPVTVVDAAGSGTTTATVFNSVVVQKPDYTGFTITTDDGTRYVFAHPTLSTFRIFSSVLTVSDDLQVEYYVSSWRLRSILGPDYLGPDIPAGNEAGSWIRFDYTTPTTVVDPGGVEAATRQQVSYLSAIVTPTHQATLSTAPRYNENLSLYEEGHFQKLTQITLAARSAPSTTLQKVETITSALHASPDEPRLSLDGVKIYGKNNDATLPAYAFTYWGACTSSVTAAHADWFGFCNAGTADIFNLGVNNDGRAWSLKRITYPSGGWDQFDYEDDSLLSTETVPFWLFDLEQNASTTAYSFTLSGNQTRQGGARVKTRTQGDGLGSEWSTTYTYGSGRLNSVPGGWWKTYFTTYRGFVGTERAQAAVYYDYVKRSDPDGGSVKTYYTNAGNTPATVSRISTFLYLRADFGNPNFQYYDFAIVQGNQGWNWGLPYEVYYYNNGGVNPVRKTTRTYDLTGYPLASAFAAGGYDAKLVWSYDGKVDAETDTDYGQSASTSTSITHKATYTHHTAAGTGTGYVKTSEETLNSTSTPARKTEYTYGYEKYGELNTRNILRPVVQTVVGEKTSASSTTWHASTATRWSSYAMAGGTIWKPRFNVAWNGTASTSKPVYSNWTTDTIQSGWQLKDKTTAYNEHGLPTSITDPRGVVTTLTYFTGTTGVSTTPPGLLKKVAKAGLSVEFGYDAAFGLLATVKDENSHTTTYTYDNFGRLAEVKNRMSPSNTVTTYSYSTSTVPFKVTGKQFHASGLAYETISFFDGLGRPLQTQSKDGALYVVSHTEYLPGTATSGARIREWKPYSYATGGAYHAGFAGSARSLYGSSTNPYVETLFRRDGLARVDRVTPENDGTTAPYILTAYKVGTLDGGSSSNYRFEETTDEIGHVTRTFFDTFGRTKQVVAGYNTSDKAVTTFTYNIVDLLTQVADPRGLVTTNVYNVQGQLTQRTTPDAGTVKYKYDEAGLLRFSQDAVQASKSDVLYTRYDNLGRPSITGLHTHIDFNTLTGATDYGWENTTTSYFLAVHHYGDAANGYGGTAVKPATGTYPWSLFSSQISGAATPANGKMHRTASAYKSNGRWQIEMASYDNEERQTWKRQYTESNAGGVTTALNTTFTYTLNWLGQRTKVQSTVGSLNWYQWYDYDALGRETKMYASTSSAKPALADVRFLYNQAGAVRTVQLKEYQTDGYRATKGYDYNLRDWVTGIDLDSENTPFAALYDYFGNGNISTATFNQGTATSDKRYRYVFTYDALDRIKSADYSYAVWNGTGEVGPQPYIVGGWDWYFTTRYDVNGITYDKSGNITALTRNRETGSAIDQLTYSYASGTNRLASVTDAVSSAEAWDAETGSFSYDLNGNMLTAPAPYAITSSTYDERNLPLSLTAGSTTTYRYSGDGQRFAKKVGSAAGEHYVLDGSQIMGVFSDTGTLKHWNIIAGESVWGRYDGTNRFYYHKDALGSTRLVINAAGSTVEWRDYYPFGLTLPGRSYLSGAAAKEGYTGKERDAETGLDYFGARYYMPALGRWGSVDPQMEIYPEISPYNYAANNPVINYDPNGEIIGTIVGAVVGCAVGVATGDGCKQGAISGATAGLVADLVVLTAGAGVGSLIAAGALGGAAGSLVDQKLSGNNFDWTEVAISAGIGGALGGITGKVAGSVGKGIGKLLGGSSSVEVGSLRVVGVLDDNVRDISRVIDLGKQGKHLLGHNNYIPGRSILELSAQELLDDLHNGSVLMVQRIDASKIRVDFGKIIGRYVDPSTGASLPTTRGIVINSRTGVHIVPSRPYL
- a CDS encoding HAMP domain-containing sensor histidine kinase, with the translated sequence MRGFRIQCTLRILVLAASIFAGVYAYVVHASSLIPVAAAVLVAFQGISLVRFVDRTNRELSRLLLAIRYSDFSQAFHAKELGGSFVELSKAFTSVMEDFRSARAEKEEHVLYLNTVIQHIGIGLLAFQETGSVGLINNAAKRLLRVPYLKNVKALAGFSAELVDTLLRMHAGDKALVKVVDGDELLELVVYATEFRLGGQFYTLVSIQDIQAELEEKEIQSWQKLVSVLTHEIMNSITPIASMADTANELLTDLAPAPETGLAAETLTDVRLAMQTIARRSQHLIHFVHAYRSLTRIPRPDLEIFPIRRLFSAIEHLFRSSLDDAGIGLRVAVQPEELDVTADPELIEQVVINLIKNAMEALQDTPDACIQLSARMTPRGNTIIQVSDNGPGIPPEALERIFIPFYTTKKEGSGIGLSLSRQIMRQHGGALSVISDPDRQTTFTLRF
- a CDS encoding methylated-DNA--[protein]-cysteine S-methyltransferase; the encoded protein is MSSDFDRIESAIRFLEDNVLDQPRLDDIAAHIHLSPYHFERLFKRWAGVTPKQFLQHLTLSHAKERLRTSASVLEAAFAAGLSGPSRLHDLFVTVEAVTPGEFKQQGAGLTIRYGFHETRFGWCFVGVTDRGVCHLAFDPPGQGPVDELASRWPSAGLVEAPDETRRTVARIFGEESENGSSMRLLLSGTNFQLQVWQALLRVPAGHIVSYEDLAIALGRPAATRAVASAVARNPVGYLIPCHRVIRKSGHFGQYHWGSARKKAMVGFEVSAVLNAMP